The Macaca fascicularis isolate 582-1 chromosome 1, T2T-MFA8v1.1 genome includes a window with the following:
- the TNFRSF18 gene encoding tumor necrosis factor receptor superfamily member 18 isoform X2, producing the protein MCASGTLCCLALLCAASLGQRPTGGPGCGPGRLLLGTGKDARCCRVHPTRCCRDYQGEECCSEWDCVCVQPEFHCGNPCCTTCQHHPCPSGQGVQPQGKFSFGFRCVDCALGTFSRGHDGHCKPWTDCTQFGFLTVFPGNKTHNAVCVPGSPPAEPPGWLTIILLAVAACVLLLTSAQLGLHIWQLRSQPTGPRETQLLLEVPPSTEDASSCQFPEEERGERLAEEKGRLGDLWV; encoded by the exons ATGTGTGCGTCCGGGACCCTGTGCTGCTTGGCGCTGCTGTGTGCGGCCAGCCTGGGTCAGCGCCCCACCGGGGGTCCCGGGTGCGGCCCTGGGCGCCTCCTGCTCGGGACGGGAAAGGACGCACGCTGCTGCCGCGTTCACCCGACGCGCTGCTGCCGCGATTACCAGG GCGAGGAGTGCTGCTCCGAGTGGGACTGCGTGTGTGTCCAGCCTGAATTCCACTGCGGAAACCCTTGCTGCACGACCTGCCAGCACCACCCTTGCCCCTCAGGCCAGGGGGTGCAGCCCCAGG GGAAATTCAGTTTTGGCTTCAGGTGTGTCGACTGTGCCTTGGGGACCTTCTCCAGGGGCCACGACGGCCACTGCAAACCTTGGACAGA CTGCACCCAGTTTGGGTTTCTCACCGTGTTCCCTGGAAACAAGACCCACAACGCCGTGTGCGTCCCAGGGTCCCCGCCGGCAGAGCCGCCTGGGTGGCTGACCATCATCCTCCTGGCCGTGGCCGCCTGCGTCCTCCTCCTGACCTCGGCCCAGCTTGGACTGCACATCTGGCAGCTGAGGAGTCAGCCCACGGGGCCCCGAG AGACCCAGCTACTGCTGGAGGTGCCGCCGTCGACCGAAGACGCCAGCAGCTGCCAGTTCCCTGAGGAGGAGCGGGGCGAGCGGCTGGCAGAGGAGAAAGGGCGGCTGGGAGACCTGTGGGTGTGA
- the TNFRSF18 gene encoding tumor necrosis factor receptor superfamily member 18 isoform X1, which translates to MCASGTLCCLALLCAASLGQRPTGGPGCGPGRLLLGTGKDARCCRVHPTRCCRDYQGEECCSEWDCVCVQPEFHCGNPCCTTCQHHPCPSGQGVQPQGKFSFGFRCVDCALGTFSRGHDGHCKPWTDCTQFGFLTVFPGNKTHNAVCVPGSPPAEPPGWLTIILLAVAACVLLLTSAQLGLHIWQLRSQPTGPRGQSEPGGGRWGPGCPLTVAPLQRPSYCWRCRRRPKTPAAASSLRRSGASGWQRRKGGWETCGCEPGHPPGPPTAASPSLGAPRAPNSALGRARLPWQQKWVQEGGSEQRPGPCRSAATAGPCRSERETQPWPPSSLTALLGWGLRTGGCARGCAVPRTGPSCLGPSINTCPVT; encoded by the exons ATGTGTGCGTCCGGGACCCTGTGCTGCTTGGCGCTGCTGTGTGCGGCCAGCCTGGGTCAGCGCCCCACCGGGGGTCCCGGGTGCGGCCCTGGGCGCCTCCTGCTCGGGACGGGAAAGGACGCACGCTGCTGCCGCGTTCACCCGACGCGCTGCTGCCGCGATTACCAGG GCGAGGAGTGCTGCTCCGAGTGGGACTGCGTGTGTGTCCAGCCTGAATTCCACTGCGGAAACCCTTGCTGCACGACCTGCCAGCACCACCCTTGCCCCTCAGGCCAGGGGGTGCAGCCCCAGG GGAAATTCAGTTTTGGCTTCAGGTGTGTCGACTGTGCCTTGGGGACCTTCTCCAGGGGCCACGACGGCCACTGCAAACCTTGGACAGA CTGCACCCAGTTTGGGTTTCTCACCGTGTTCCCTGGAAACAAGACCCACAACGCCGTGTGCGTCCCAGGGTCCCCGCCGGCAGAGCCGCCTGGGTGGCTGACCATCATCCTCCTGGCCGTGGCCGCCTGCGTCCTCCTCCTGACCTCGGCCCAGCTTGGACTGCACATCTGGCAGCTGAGGAGTCAGCCCACGGGGCCCCGAGGTCAGTCAGAGCctggtggggggaggtgggggccTGGCTGCCCGCTGACCGTGGCCCCTCTGCAGAGACCCAGCTACTGCTGGAGGTGCCGCCGTCGACCGAAGACGCCAGCAGCTGCCAGTTCCCTGAGGAGGAGCGGGGCGAGCGGCTGGCAGAGGAGAAAGGGCGGCTGGGAGACCTGTGGGTGTGAGCCTGGCCATCCTCCTGGGCCACCGACTGCAGCCAGCCCCTCCCTAGGAGCTCCCCGGGCTCCGAATTCTGCTCTGGGCCGGGCCCGGCTCCCCTGGCAGCAGAAGTGGGTGCaggaaggtggcagtgagcagcgCCCTGGACCATGCAGGTCGGCGGCCACAGCTGGGCCCtgcaggagtgagagagagacacagcCATGGCCCCCTTCCTCCCTTACAGCACTGCTGGGGTGGGGTCTTAGGACGGGAGGCTGTGCCCGCGGGTGTGCAGTGCCCAGGACGGGACCCAGCTGCTTGGGGCCTTCAATAAACACTTGTCCAGTGACCTGA
- the LOC135965177 gene encoding uncharacterized protein, producing the protein MRSSGRAGALPGDDAKLEPGIQAEETSDPGGLEAGVSMGPCAPAPSSPSPLDVWEAGPASSPTPGASHEGHWPRGASPLLCCPQSFPSIGGDSGDDPGPGQTTDPSSWGSRGPPVPQGPPTCPGAGKGCVQLCPGGKGPPPQVSLSAAGFGRVPLSVEGGEGAAAGEAPRRPEALLGTEVASGPFLKSPTPAGGRGGCGFPGGGRPRCASGSGFQVEQGPSPPRGAEITAPRVGGGCWGGRSAAHPAPSPHPAPPALRAPGPPPRPPPETPGGAPAPTRESPPPSPGSATRAGGPPGPEVRAPGEARGRAREEPETPETPPRARPAARGIPRPPLCVSPAAPALTFPRRGPREAAHEEFPR; encoded by the exons ATGAGGAGTTCAGGCAGGGCTGGGGCGCTTCCCGGAGACGACGCCAAGCTGGAGCCTGGGATCCAAG CTGAAGAGACCTCGGACCCTGGAGGACTTGAGGCCGGCGTGTCCATGGGCCCCTGTGCCCCCGCCccctccagcccctctcccctgg ATGTGTGGGAGGCGGGGCCTGCTTCCTCCCCCACGCCAGGCGCCTCCCATGAGGGTCACTGGCCAAGAGGAGCGAGTCCTCTCCTGTGCTGTCCTCAGAGCTTCCCCAGCATCGGAGGGGACAGCGGTGACGACCCAGGTCCTGGTCAGACCACAGACCCCAGCAGCTGGGGCAGCCGGGGGCCACCTGTCCCTCAAGGACCCCCcacctgtcctggggctgggaaAGGCTGTGTCCAGCTCTGTCCGGGTGGGAAGGGGCCCCCGCCACAGGTGTCCCTGTCAGCTGCGGGGTTCGGCCGAGTCCCGCTCTcagtggagggtggggagggggctgctGCGGGGGAGGCTCCGCGGCGGCCGGAAGCGCTTCTGGGAACAGAGGTGGCCTCAGGCCCTTTTCTCAAAAGTCCGACGCCAGCGGGAGGCCGGGGCGGCTGCGGTTTTCCGGGCGGAGGGAGGCCGCGCTGTGCCAGTGGGTCGGGCTTCCAGGTGGAGCAGgggccctcccctccccggggagCCGAGATCACCGCGCCCCGAGTGGGAGGGGGCTGCTGGGGGGGACGCTCCGCGGCGCACCCGGCCCCTTCTCCGCACCCGGCGCCGCCGGCCCTCCGCGCCCCGGGaccccctcctcggcctcccccCGAGACCCCCGGAGGCGCACCCGCCCCCACGCGCGAGTCCCCCCCGCCTTCCCCGGGCTCCGCGACGCGCGCTGGGGGCCCCCCAGGCCCGGAGGTTCGCGCTCCAGGTGAAGCTCGTGGGCGGGCCCGGGAGGAGCCGGAGACCCCGGAGACCCCGCCCCGAGCCCGCCCCGCAGCCCGCGGAATCCCCCGCCCGCCGCTGTGCGTCAGCCCCGCCGCCCCCGCGCTGACGTTTCCGCGCCGAGGCCCACGCGAAGCCGCCCACGAGGAGTTTCCGCGCTGA